The following are from one region of the Gossypium hirsutum isolate 1008001.06 chromosome D03, Gossypium_hirsutum_v2.1, whole genome shotgun sequence genome:
- the LOC107927128 gene encoding rab3 GTPase-activating protein catalytic subunit isoform X10 encodes MASSSKANLAEQDEGEEAEEIEHFNDFTLASSWERFISEIEATCRQWLADGPKRLLEKGAVHLDSSDNIYKVKSELKNAAKIYSMEYYFEISGKIAHWNCTLHDLQLCFGVKEFLVISPQSASGVVLDAPEATKLLSAVSIALANCSSLWPAFVPVHDPSRKAFIGIQNMGTIFMRRFEADRIGSQVPIKFMHLEGLYELFVSKFAYCMSDHSMHLFRVHLLMKLTYQTLPNDEDNYDDIQEADTESAKSETSPGCDNPNRKHWDDDCPWNEWYSAEDPVMGFDLVVTWSEKVVESSLEMAEMENASPHEAEKWILAPNLYPNLDSSKGDRIGFASQLHLLVNALEMSFEAPFIEDFVSVENPGSDNLESTMVIPPPTVLDRVLKDLFLEDPQLPDFAKDEHKSSRAIKGAPVESLFAQFCLHSLWFGNCNIRAISVLWIEFVREIRWHWEESQPLPKIPANGSIDLATCLINQKLQMLAICIGKKRELNEEFEDCIGTKDNASANMEEVNKVGDESSSFHAQSQAFDEKRDSLLTPEGFNGSKTVESKFSANAQDVHSADKSTLDSIRRGSAGPVGSMKLLKLCQSLHAPFTQSAPLMTEDMHEERLHAIETFGFSCLERETLSSDMSAFKAANPGAVFEDFIRWYSPRDWENDESEAKGPSTDLTEGMNVDWPPQGRLSRRMSESGNFWRKIWDEAPILPASEQKPLLDPNREGEKILHYLETMQPHQLLEQMVCTAFRASADTLNQTNYGSLKEMDTKMDQLYLTMASTLRPLQVNLLSNTSDTIEDLQRLCVVFEHVEKLLILAASLHRRFRQVPQISEAIFSNYYNFYLPTMGIGLADVDTQKEFDMKLQLSQNERQVVSNMFTPPTANQSWRKVLSMGNHLNGHEPILREIIFSMHDNASDNHYASSSPRDYQQDTETYRMYTCGTSNDLRVALSIISYD; translated from the exons ATGGCATCTTCAAGCAAAGCCAATCTAGCTGAGCAAGATGAAGGAGAGGAAGCAGAGGAA ATTGAACACTTCAATGATTTCACTCTGGCTTCTTCATGGGAAAG GTTCATATCTGAAATAGAGGCTACCTGTCGGCAGTGGTTAGCTGATGGTCCAAAGCGTTTGCTG GAAAAGGGAGCAGTTCATCTGGACTCATCTGATAACATATATAAGGTCAAATCTGAGTTAAAAAATGCTGCAAAAATCTATTCCATGGAGTACTACTTTGAAATCAGCG GCAAAATTGCTCACTGGAATTGCACTTTGCATGATTTGCAGCTTTGCTTTGGAGTAAAAGAATTCTTG GTGATTTCACCTCaaagtgccagcggtgtggtactTGATGCGCCAGAGGCAACCAAGCTTCTAAGTGCAGTTTCAATTGCTTTAGCAAATTGTTCAAG TCTGTGGCCAGCTTTTGTCCCTGTCCATGACCCTTCAAGAAAAGCCTTTATTGGAATACAAAACATGGGAACAATTTTTATGAGACGGTTTGAGGCAGATCGTATTGGTAGCCAGGTTCCTATAAAGTTCATGCATCTGGAAGGATTGTATGAGTTGTTTGTTTCTAAGttt GCTTACTGCATGTCAGACCATTCAATGCATCTTTTCAGAGTACATCTTTTAATGAAACTCACCTATCAAACACTCCCAAATGATGAGGACAATTACGATGATATCCAAGAGGCTGATACCGAAAGTGCCAAATCTGAAACAAGTCCAGGCTGTGATAATCCCAATAGGAAGCATTGGGATGATGATTGCCCTTGGAATGAGTGGTATTCCGCTGAAGATCCAGTAATGG GATTTGATTTAGTGGTCACTTGGTCAGAAAAGGTGGTTGAAAGCTCCTTGGAAATGGCTGAAATGGAAAATGCTTCACCCCACGAAGCTGAGAAGTGGATCTTAGCTCCAAATTTGTACCCCAATCT TGATAGTTCAAAAGGAGACAGAATTGGATTTGCTTCCCAGTTGCATCTTTTGGTTAATGCATTGGAGATGTCATTTGAAGCTCCATTTATAGAGGATTTTGTGTCAG TTGAAAATCCTGGTTCAGACAATTTGGAGTCTACTATGGTTATACCGCCACCTACCGTCCTTGACCGTGTGCTTAAAGATCTCTTTCTTGAGG ATCCCCagttacctgattttgctaaagatGAACATAAGAGTTCTCGAGCTATTAAAGGAGCACCTGTTGAGTCTCTTTTTGCGCAGTTTTGTTTACACTCGCTATGGTTTGGCAATTGTAACATACGTG CCATTTCTGTGCTCTGGATAGAGTTTGTTCGAGAAATTCGCTGGCATTGGGAAGAGTCACAGCCATTGCCTAAAATTCCAGCCAATGGTTCAATTGACCTAGCAACTTGTTTGATCAACCAGAAGCTACAAATG CTTGCAATATGCATTGGGAAGAAGCGTGAACTAAATGAAGAATTTGAAGACTGTATTGGAACTAAAGATAATGCATCTGCAAATATGGAG GAAGTAAATAAAGTTGGAGATGAGTCTTCTAGTTTTCATGCTCAGAGTCAAGCCTTTGATGAGAAACGTGACAG TCTCTTGACTCCCGAAGGTTTTAATGGATCTAAAACAGTTGAATCAAAGTTCAGTGCAAATGCTCAAGATGTGCATTCTGCTGATAAAAGCACTTTGGATTCTATTAGGAGAGGTTCAGCTGGTCCTGTGGGATCTATGAAGCTTCTGAAATTGTGTCAGAGCTTGCATGCTCCTTTTACGCAG AGTGCACCACTCATGACAGAAGACATGCATGAAGAACGACTCCATGCTATTGAGACCTTTGGTTTTTCATGT TTGGAGAGAGAGACATTATCTTCAG ACATGTCAGCTTTTAAAGCTGCAAATCCTGGTGCTGTTTTCGAAGATTTTATCCGGTGGTATTCACCTAGAGATTGGGAGAATGACGAAAGTGAGGCAAAAGGTCCATCCACAGATCTTACAGAGGGTATGAATGTTGACTGGCCTCCTCAAGGAAGGCTTTCACGGCGGATGTCTGAAAGTGGGAACTTTTGGCGAAAGATTTGGGATGAGGCTCCTATTTTGCCAGCTTCTGAGCAGAAACCACTACTGGATCCAAACCGAGAAGGAGAGAAG ATCCTTCATTACCTGGAAACTATGCAACCCCATCAGTTGCTTGAGCAAATGGTCTGTACTGCATTCAGGGCGTCAGCTGACACTCTAAACCAAACAAATTATGGAAGCTTGAAGGAGATGGACACGAAAATGGACCAACTGTACCTTACTATGGCATCTACGTTAAGGCCTTTGCAAG TGAACCTATTATCTAACACCAGTGACACTATTGAAGACCTCCAACGGCTTTGTGTTGTCTTTGAACATGTCGAGAAGTTGTTAATACTTGCAGCTTCCCTTCATCGTAGATTTAGACAAGTGCCACAAATCTCGGAAGCCATTTTCAGTAACTACTACAACTTTTACCTTCCAACCATGGGAATTGGCTTAGCTGATGTAGATACTCAGAAG GAATTTGACATGAAGCTGCAACTAAGTCAGAATGAGAGACAAGTTGTGTCAAATATGTTCACGCCACCAACTGCTAATCAGTCATGGAGAAAAGTTTTAAGCATGGGCAATCATCTGAACGGCCATGAACCAATCCTCAGGGAGATCATCTTCTCAATGCACGATAATGCCAGTGACAATCACTACGCAAGCAGCAGCCCCAGGGATTATCAACAGGATACAGAAACATATCGGATGTATACATGCGGAACCTCGAATGATCTTCGGGTAGCACTTTCTATTATCTCATATGATTAA
- the LOC107927128 gene encoding rab3 GTPase-activating protein catalytic subunit isoform X9, which yields MASSSKANLAEQDEGEEAEEIEHFNDFTLASSWERFISEIEATCRQWLADGPKRLLEKGAVHLDSSDNIYKVKSELKNAAKIYSMEYYFEISGKIAHWNCTLHDLQLCFGVKEFLVISPQSASGVVLDAPEATKLLSAVSIALANCSSLWPAFVPVHDPSRKAFIGIQNMGTIFMRRFEADRIGSQVPIKFMHLEGLYELFVSKFAYCMSDHSMHLFRVHLLMKLTYQTLPNDEDNYDDIQEADTESAKSETSPGCDNPNRKHWDDDCPWNEWYSAEDPVMGFDLVVTWSEKVVESSLEMAEMENASPHEAEKWILAPNLYPNLSKGDRIGFASQLHLLVNALEMSFEAPFIEDFVSVENPGSDNLESTMVIPPPTVLDRVLKDLFLEDPQLPDFAKDEHKSSRAIKGAPVESLFAQFCLHSLWFGNCNIRAISVLWIEFVREIRWHWEESQPLPKIPANGSIDLATCLINQKLQMLAICIGKKRELNEEFEDCIGTKDNASANMEEVNKVGDESSSFHAQSQAFDEKRDSLLTPEGFNGSKTVESKFSANAQDVHSADKSTLDSIRRGSAGPVGSMKLLKLCQSLHAPFTQSAPLMTEDMHEERLHAIETFGFSCNFSAQLERETLSSDMSAFKAANPGAVFEDFIRWYSPRDWENDESEAKGPSTDLTEGMNVDWPPQGRLSRRMSESGNFWRKIWDEAPILPASEQKPLLDPNREGEKILHYLETMQPHQLLEQMVCTAFRASADTLNQTNYGSLKEMDTKMDQLYLTMASTLRPLQVNLLSNTSDTIEDLQRLCVVFEHVEKLLILAASLHRRFRQVPQISEAIFSNYYNFYLPTMGIGLADVDTQKEFDMKLQLSQNERQVVSNMFTPPTANQSWRKVLSMGNHLNGHEPILREIIFSMHDNASDNHYASSSPRDYQQDTETYRMYTCGTSNDLRVALSIISYD from the exons ATGGCATCTTCAAGCAAAGCCAATCTAGCTGAGCAAGATGAAGGAGAGGAAGCAGAGGAA ATTGAACACTTCAATGATTTCACTCTGGCTTCTTCATGGGAAAG GTTCATATCTGAAATAGAGGCTACCTGTCGGCAGTGGTTAGCTGATGGTCCAAAGCGTTTGCTG GAAAAGGGAGCAGTTCATCTGGACTCATCTGATAACATATATAAGGTCAAATCTGAGTTAAAAAATGCTGCAAAAATCTATTCCATGGAGTACTACTTTGAAATCAGCG GCAAAATTGCTCACTGGAATTGCACTTTGCATGATTTGCAGCTTTGCTTTGGAGTAAAAGAATTCTTG GTGATTTCACCTCaaagtgccagcggtgtggtactTGATGCGCCAGAGGCAACCAAGCTTCTAAGTGCAGTTTCAATTGCTTTAGCAAATTGTTCAAG TCTGTGGCCAGCTTTTGTCCCTGTCCATGACCCTTCAAGAAAAGCCTTTATTGGAATACAAAACATGGGAACAATTTTTATGAGACGGTTTGAGGCAGATCGTATTGGTAGCCAGGTTCCTATAAAGTTCATGCATCTGGAAGGATTGTATGAGTTGTTTGTTTCTAAGttt GCTTACTGCATGTCAGACCATTCAATGCATCTTTTCAGAGTACATCTTTTAATGAAACTCACCTATCAAACACTCCCAAATGATGAGGACAATTACGATGATATCCAAGAGGCTGATACCGAAAGTGCCAAATCTGAAACAAGTCCAGGCTGTGATAATCCCAATAGGAAGCATTGGGATGATGATTGCCCTTGGAATGAGTGGTATTCCGCTGAAGATCCAGTAATGG GATTTGATTTAGTGGTCACTTGGTCAGAAAAGGTGGTTGAAAGCTCCTTGGAAATGGCTGAAATGGAAAATGCTTCACCCCACGAAGCTGAGAAGTGGATCTTAGCTCCAAATTTGTACCCCAATCT TTCAAAAGGAGACAGAATTGGATTTGCTTCCCAGTTGCATCTTTTGGTTAATGCATTGGAGATGTCATTTGAAGCTCCATTTATAGAGGATTTTGTGTCAG TTGAAAATCCTGGTTCAGACAATTTGGAGTCTACTATGGTTATACCGCCACCTACCGTCCTTGACCGTGTGCTTAAAGATCTCTTTCTTGAGG ATCCCCagttacctgattttgctaaagatGAACATAAGAGTTCTCGAGCTATTAAAGGAGCACCTGTTGAGTCTCTTTTTGCGCAGTTTTGTTTACACTCGCTATGGTTTGGCAATTGTAACATACGTG CCATTTCTGTGCTCTGGATAGAGTTTGTTCGAGAAATTCGCTGGCATTGGGAAGAGTCACAGCCATTGCCTAAAATTCCAGCCAATGGTTCAATTGACCTAGCAACTTGTTTGATCAACCAGAAGCTACAAATG CTTGCAATATGCATTGGGAAGAAGCGTGAACTAAATGAAGAATTTGAAGACTGTATTGGAACTAAAGATAATGCATCTGCAAATATGGAG GAAGTAAATAAAGTTGGAGATGAGTCTTCTAGTTTTCATGCTCAGAGTCAAGCCTTTGATGAGAAACGTGACAG TCTCTTGACTCCCGAAGGTTTTAATGGATCTAAAACAGTTGAATCAAAGTTCAGTGCAAATGCTCAAGATGTGCATTCTGCTGATAAAAGCACTTTGGATTCTATTAGGAGAGGTTCAGCTGGTCCTGTGGGATCTATGAAGCTTCTGAAATTGTGTCAGAGCTTGCATGCTCCTTTTACGCAG AGTGCACCACTCATGACAGAAGACATGCATGAAGAACGACTCCATGCTATTGAGACCTTTGGTTTTTCATGT AACTTTTCTGCGCAGTTGGAGAGAGAGACATTATCTTCAG ACATGTCAGCTTTTAAAGCTGCAAATCCTGGTGCTGTTTTCGAAGATTTTATCCGGTGGTATTCACCTAGAGATTGGGAGAATGACGAAAGTGAGGCAAAAGGTCCATCCACAGATCTTACAGAGGGTATGAATGTTGACTGGCCTCCTCAAGGAAGGCTTTCACGGCGGATGTCTGAAAGTGGGAACTTTTGGCGAAAGATTTGGGATGAGGCTCCTATTTTGCCAGCTTCTGAGCAGAAACCACTACTGGATCCAAACCGAGAAGGAGAGAAG ATCCTTCATTACCTGGAAACTATGCAACCCCATCAGTTGCTTGAGCAAATGGTCTGTACTGCATTCAGGGCGTCAGCTGACACTCTAAACCAAACAAATTATGGAAGCTTGAAGGAGATGGACACGAAAATGGACCAACTGTACCTTACTATGGCATCTACGTTAAGGCCTTTGCAAG TGAACCTATTATCTAACACCAGTGACACTATTGAAGACCTCCAACGGCTTTGTGTTGTCTTTGAACATGTCGAGAAGTTGTTAATACTTGCAGCTTCCCTTCATCGTAGATTTAGACAAGTGCCACAAATCTCGGAAGCCATTTTCAGTAACTACTACAACTTTTACCTTCCAACCATGGGAATTGGCTTAGCTGATGTAGATACTCAGAAG GAATTTGACATGAAGCTGCAACTAAGTCAGAATGAGAGACAAGTTGTGTCAAATATGTTCACGCCACCAACTGCTAATCAGTCATGGAGAAAAGTTTTAAGCATGGGCAATCATCTGAACGGCCATGAACCAATCCTCAGGGAGATCATCTTCTCAATGCACGATAATGCCAGTGACAATCACTACGCAAGCAGCAGCCCCAGGGATTATCAACAGGATACAGAAACATATCGGATGTATACATGCGGAACCTCGAATGATCTTCGGGTAGCACTTTCTATTATCTCATATGATTAA
- the LOC107927128 gene encoding rab3 GTPase-activating protein catalytic subunit isoform X11: protein MKERKQRKFISEIEATCRQWLADGPKRLLEKGAVHLDSSDNIYKVKSELKNAAKIYSMEYYFEISGKIAHWNCTLHDLQLCFGVKEFLVISPQSASGVVLDAPEATKLLSAVSIALANCSSLWPAFVPVHDPSRKAFIGIQNMGTIFMRRFEADRIGSQVPIKFMHLEGLYELFVSKFAYCMSDHSMHLFRVHLLMKLTYQTLPNDEDNYDDIQEADTESAKSETSPGCDNPNRKHWDDDCPWNEWYSAEDPVMGFDLVVTWSEKVVESSLEMAEMENASPHEAEKWILAPNLYPNLDSSKGDRIGFASQLHLLVNALEMSFEAPFIEDFVSVENPGSDNLESTMVIPPPTVLDRVLKDLFLEDPQLPDFAKDEHKSSRAIKGAPVESLFAQFCLHSLWFGNCNIRAISVLWIEFVREIRWHWEESQPLPKIPANGSIDLATCLINQKLQMLAICIGKKRELNEEFEDCIGTKDNASANMEEVNKVGDESSSFHAQSQAFDEKRDSLLTPEGFNGSKTVESKFSANAQDVHSADKSTLDSIRRGSAGPVGSMKLLKLCQSLHAPFTQSAPLMTEDMHEERLHAIETFGFSCNFSAQLERETLSSDMSAFKAANPGAVFEDFIRWYSPRDWENDESEAKGPSTDLTEGMNVDWPPQGRLSRRMSESGNFWRKIWDEAPILPASEQKPLLDPNREGEKILHYLETMQPHQLLEQMVCTAFRASADTLNQTNYGSLKEMDTKMDQLYLTMASTLRPLQVNLLSNTSDTIEDLQRLCVVFEHVEKLLILAASLHRRFRQVPQISEAIFSNYYNFYLPTMGIGLADVDTQKEFDMKLQLSQNERQVVSNMFTPPTANQSWRKVLSMGNHLNGHEPILREIIFSMHDNASDNHYASSSPRDYQQDTETYRMYTCGTSNDLRVALSIISYD from the exons ATGAAGGAGAGGAAGCAGAGGAA GTTCATATCTGAAATAGAGGCTACCTGTCGGCAGTGGTTAGCTGATGGTCCAAAGCGTTTGCTG GAAAAGGGAGCAGTTCATCTGGACTCATCTGATAACATATATAAGGTCAAATCTGAGTTAAAAAATGCTGCAAAAATCTATTCCATGGAGTACTACTTTGAAATCAGCG GCAAAATTGCTCACTGGAATTGCACTTTGCATGATTTGCAGCTTTGCTTTGGAGTAAAAGAATTCTTG GTGATTTCACCTCaaagtgccagcggtgtggtactTGATGCGCCAGAGGCAACCAAGCTTCTAAGTGCAGTTTCAATTGCTTTAGCAAATTGTTCAAG TCTGTGGCCAGCTTTTGTCCCTGTCCATGACCCTTCAAGAAAAGCCTTTATTGGAATACAAAACATGGGAACAATTTTTATGAGACGGTTTGAGGCAGATCGTATTGGTAGCCAGGTTCCTATAAAGTTCATGCATCTGGAAGGATTGTATGAGTTGTTTGTTTCTAAGttt GCTTACTGCATGTCAGACCATTCAATGCATCTTTTCAGAGTACATCTTTTAATGAAACTCACCTATCAAACACTCCCAAATGATGAGGACAATTACGATGATATCCAAGAGGCTGATACCGAAAGTGCCAAATCTGAAACAAGTCCAGGCTGTGATAATCCCAATAGGAAGCATTGGGATGATGATTGCCCTTGGAATGAGTGGTATTCCGCTGAAGATCCAGTAATGG GATTTGATTTAGTGGTCACTTGGTCAGAAAAGGTGGTTGAAAGCTCCTTGGAAATGGCTGAAATGGAAAATGCTTCACCCCACGAAGCTGAGAAGTGGATCTTAGCTCCAAATTTGTACCCCAATCT TGATAGTTCAAAAGGAGACAGAATTGGATTTGCTTCCCAGTTGCATCTTTTGGTTAATGCATTGGAGATGTCATTTGAAGCTCCATTTATAGAGGATTTTGTGTCAG TTGAAAATCCTGGTTCAGACAATTTGGAGTCTACTATGGTTATACCGCCACCTACCGTCCTTGACCGTGTGCTTAAAGATCTCTTTCTTGAGG ATCCCCagttacctgattttgctaaagatGAACATAAGAGTTCTCGAGCTATTAAAGGAGCACCTGTTGAGTCTCTTTTTGCGCAGTTTTGTTTACACTCGCTATGGTTTGGCAATTGTAACATACGTG CCATTTCTGTGCTCTGGATAGAGTTTGTTCGAGAAATTCGCTGGCATTGGGAAGAGTCACAGCCATTGCCTAAAATTCCAGCCAATGGTTCAATTGACCTAGCAACTTGTTTGATCAACCAGAAGCTACAAATG CTTGCAATATGCATTGGGAAGAAGCGTGAACTAAATGAAGAATTTGAAGACTGTATTGGAACTAAAGATAATGCATCTGCAAATATGGAG GAAGTAAATAAAGTTGGAGATGAGTCTTCTAGTTTTCATGCTCAGAGTCAAGCCTTTGATGAGAAACGTGACAG TCTCTTGACTCCCGAAGGTTTTAATGGATCTAAAACAGTTGAATCAAAGTTCAGTGCAAATGCTCAAGATGTGCATTCTGCTGATAAAAGCACTTTGGATTCTATTAGGAGAGGTTCAGCTGGTCCTGTGGGATCTATGAAGCTTCTGAAATTGTGTCAGAGCTTGCATGCTCCTTTTACGCAG AGTGCACCACTCATGACAGAAGACATGCATGAAGAACGACTCCATGCTATTGAGACCTTTGGTTTTTCATGT AACTTTTCTGCGCAGTTGGAGAGAGAGACATTATCTTCAG ACATGTCAGCTTTTAAAGCTGCAAATCCTGGTGCTGTTTTCGAAGATTTTATCCGGTGGTATTCACCTAGAGATTGGGAGAATGACGAAAGTGAGGCAAAAGGTCCATCCACAGATCTTACAGAGGGTATGAATGTTGACTGGCCTCCTCAAGGAAGGCTTTCACGGCGGATGTCTGAAAGTGGGAACTTTTGGCGAAAGATTTGGGATGAGGCTCCTATTTTGCCAGCTTCTGAGCAGAAACCACTACTGGATCCAAACCGAGAAGGAGAGAAG ATCCTTCATTACCTGGAAACTATGCAACCCCATCAGTTGCTTGAGCAAATGGTCTGTACTGCATTCAGGGCGTCAGCTGACACTCTAAACCAAACAAATTATGGAAGCTTGAAGGAGATGGACACGAAAATGGACCAACTGTACCTTACTATGGCATCTACGTTAAGGCCTTTGCAAG TGAACCTATTATCTAACACCAGTGACACTATTGAAGACCTCCAACGGCTTTGTGTTGTCTTTGAACATGTCGAGAAGTTGTTAATACTTGCAGCTTCCCTTCATCGTAGATTTAGACAAGTGCCACAAATCTCGGAAGCCATTTTCAGTAACTACTACAACTTTTACCTTCCAACCATGGGAATTGGCTTAGCTGATGTAGATACTCAGAAG GAATTTGACATGAAGCTGCAACTAAGTCAGAATGAGAGACAAGTTGTGTCAAATATGTTCACGCCACCAACTGCTAATCAGTCATGGAGAAAAGTTTTAAGCATGGGCAATCATCTGAACGGCCATGAACCAATCCTCAGGGAGATCATCTTCTCAATGCACGATAATGCCAGTGACAATCACTACGCAAGCAGCAGCCCCAGGGATTATCAACAGGATACAGAAACATATCGGATGTATACATGCGGAACCTCGAATGATCTTCGGGTAGCACTTTCTATTATCTCATATGATTAA